ACGCCACGACCCTCGCGGCCATGGGGCTGCGGGAGATCGACGACTTTTTCACGCACGACGCGGTCGTCGCCTGGCGGAGCATTCGGGAACGTGAGAACTGCGTGCTCGAAACCGCGCTCGGCAAGCTGCACGTGAAGCGGATGTTCAAGCCCGGCGGTGCCGAGGCGGCCAACGCGGAAGTGACGGGGATCAGGCATCTACACGACGCCGGCATCGCGACGACCCCGCTGGTCGCGCATGCCTCGGACGAGACCGGGCGCGGGCTGATCGTGACGGCAGACCTCGAAGGTTTCGTGCAACTCGATCAAAGGCTGATCGACGGGCAGCTGCAGTGGGAACAGATCGCCGGGCCGACCGCAGCACTGGCCGCGAAGCTGCATCAGTCACTGCACCATCGCGACATGTACCTGTGCCATTTCCTCGGCCGGCTCGACGAAAACGGACTCATCCAACTGGCCCTGATTGATCCCGCCCGTGTAAAGCCGTTGCCGAGGTGGTTCGCGAAGCGTTGGCTGGTGAAGGACCTCGCTCAATTCCGCTACGGTTGTCTCGAAGCAGGTATCGGCGAAGGCGCGCTCGACGATTGGCTCCGGCGTTACGGCCGACCCGACCTACTCGGCGCGGTCAAGCGCAAGTGCGACCGCATCGCGAAACACGACCTGAACCTGCGTCGCAAACAGCCCGAACGCCGCGTGTCGATCCACGACGCAACCGACTGATGCACATCGCCCTGCAAATCTTCACCGCCGACAAACGCCGCGGCGGCATGGAGCGGTACACGCACGACCTGGCAGAAGCGCTGATCGCACGAGGCGAAAAGGTGACAACGCTAGCAACACGGTTTGCTCACGATTGGCCGGGCGAGCGGATGACGGCTCGCGTCTGCAGTGTCGATGTACGTGCG
This is a stretch of genomic DNA from Planctomycetota bacterium. It encodes these proteins:
- a CDS encoding lipopolysaccharide kinase InaA family protein, with the translated sequence MVEFTDPAYATTLAAMGLREIDDFFTHDAVVAWRSIRERENCVLETALGKLHVKRMFKPGGAEAANAEVTGIRHLHDAGIATTPLVAHASDETGRGLIVTADLEGFVQLDQRLIDGQLQWEQIAGPTAALAAKLHQSLHHRDMYLCHFLGRLDENGLIQLALIDPARVKPLPRWFAKRWLVKDLAQFRYGCLEAGIGEGALDDWLRRYGRPDLLGAVKRKCDRIAKHDLNLRRKQPERRVSIHDATD